A genomic window from Amia ocellicauda isolate fAmiCal2 chromosome 15, fAmiCal2.hap1, whole genome shotgun sequence includes:
- the slc25a18 gene encoding mitochondrial glutamate carrier 1 isoform X2, producing MADQNSLPAKLINGGVAGLVGVTCVFPIDLAKTRLQNQQGPRLYTGMLDCLIKTVRSEGYFGMYRGAAVNLTLVTPEKAIKLAANDVFRQQLSKDGKGLTLYKEMLAGCGAGTCQVIVTTPMEMLKIQLQDAGRLAAQRPVPAESIATSLQAPQPTGSPPPAPQRPSATQITKQLLRTCGVAGLYRGMGATLFRDVPFSMIYFPLFANLNDLGHSTPEEKAPFVHSFASGCAAGSVAAVAVTPLDVIKTRLQTLRKGVGEDTYSGIIHCTRRIWSREGPSAFMKGAVCRALVIAPLFGIAQGVYFLGVGERILEVFG from the exons ATGGCAGACCAAAACAG TCTGCCCGCAAAGCTGATTAACGGAGGAGTGGCAGGGCTGGTGGGGGTGACGTGTGTGTTTCCCATTGACTTGGCAAAGACCAGGCTTCAGAACCAGCAAGGTCCCCGCCTCTACACTGGCAT GTTGGATTGTCTGATTAAAACTGTTCGGTCTGAAGGCTATTTTGGAATGTATCGAG GTGCTGCAGTTAACCTTACTTTAGTGACCCCAGAAAAAGCTATCAAGCTAGCTGCCAATGATGTCTTCAGACAACAGCTCTCCAAGGATGG CAAAGGCCTCACACTATACAAGGAGATGTTAGCAGGTTGTGGAGCTGGTACCTGCCAGGTCATTGTGACTACACCCATGGAAATGCTCAAAATCCAGCTCCAGGATGCAGGGAGACTTG CTGCCCAGAGGCCTGTGCCGGCTGAAAGTATTGCCACTTCCCTGCAGGCTCCCCAGCCCACTGGCAGCCCCCCCCCTGCTCCCCAGCGCCCTTCCGCCACCCAAATCACCAAACAGCTGCTGCGGACCTGCGGGGTGGCCGGTCTCTACAGGGGAATGGGTGCCACCCTGTTCAG GGATGTTCCCTTCTCCATGATCTATTTCCCCCTGTTTGCCAATCTCAATGACCTGGGCCACAGCACCCCCGAGGAGAAGGCCCCCTTTGTACACTCCTTCGCGTCGGGCTGTGCCGCCGGCTCCGTGGCAGCGGTGGCAGTCACCCCTCTCGATG TTATCAAGACTCGTTTACAAACCCTGAGAAAAGGTGTCGGGGAAGACACGTACAGTGGCATCATTCACTGCACCAG GAGGATCTGGTCCAGGGAAGGGCCGTCTGCCTTTATGAAGGGCGCCGTCTGTCGCGCTCTGGTCATAGCC
- the slc25a18 gene encoding mitochondrial glutamate carrier 1 isoform X1 has protein sequence MDGWMVHKQFWKDLPAKLINGGVAGLVGVTCVFPIDLAKTRLQNQQGPRLYTGMLDCLIKTVRSEGYFGMYRGAAVNLTLVTPEKAIKLAANDVFRQQLSKDGKGLTLYKEMLAGCGAGTCQVIVTTPMEMLKIQLQDAGRLAAQRPVPAESIATSLQAPQPTGSPPPAPQRPSATQITKQLLRTCGVAGLYRGMGATLFRDVPFSMIYFPLFANLNDLGHSTPEEKAPFVHSFASGCAAGSVAAVAVTPLDVIKTRLQTLRKGVGEDTYSGIIHCTRRIWSREGPSAFMKGAVCRALVIAPLFGIAQGVYFLGVGERILEVFG, from the exons atggatggatggatggttcATAAACAATTTTGGAAAGA TCTGCCCGCAAAGCTGATTAACGGAGGAGTGGCAGGGCTGGTGGGGGTGACGTGTGTGTTTCCCATTGACTTGGCAAAGACCAGGCTTCAGAACCAGCAAGGTCCCCGCCTCTACACTGGCAT GTTGGATTGTCTGATTAAAACTGTTCGGTCTGAAGGCTATTTTGGAATGTATCGAG GTGCTGCAGTTAACCTTACTTTAGTGACCCCAGAAAAAGCTATCAAGCTAGCTGCCAATGATGTCTTCAGACAACAGCTCTCCAAGGATGG CAAAGGCCTCACACTATACAAGGAGATGTTAGCAGGTTGTGGAGCTGGTACCTGCCAGGTCATTGTGACTACACCCATGGAAATGCTCAAAATCCAGCTCCAGGATGCAGGGAGACTTG CTGCCCAGAGGCCTGTGCCGGCTGAAAGTATTGCCACTTCCCTGCAGGCTCCCCAGCCCACTGGCAGCCCCCCCCCTGCTCCCCAGCGCCCTTCCGCCACCCAAATCACCAAACAGCTGCTGCGGACCTGCGGGGTGGCCGGTCTCTACAGGGGAATGGGTGCCACCCTGTTCAG GGATGTTCCCTTCTCCATGATCTATTTCCCCCTGTTTGCCAATCTCAATGACCTGGGCCACAGCACCCCCGAGGAGAAGGCCCCCTTTGTACACTCCTTCGCGTCGGGCTGTGCCGCCGGCTCCGTGGCAGCGGTGGCAGTCACCCCTCTCGATG TTATCAAGACTCGTTTACAAACCCTGAGAAAAGGTGTCGGGGAAGACACGTACAGTGGCATCATTCACTGCACCAG GAGGATCTGGTCCAGGGAAGGGCCGTCTGCCTTTATGAAGGGCGCCGTCTGTCGCGCTCTGGTCATAGCC